A genomic region of Metopolophium dirhodum isolate CAU chromosome 1, ASM1992520v1, whole genome shotgun sequence contains the following coding sequences:
- the LOC132933587 gene encoding uncharacterized protein LOC132933587, with protein MKLNFVIFFRINHDQFEFLLLLVEKELTVQPSNGVRKPISPAEKLAVTLRYLATGESLRSLSFAFRISHCYLSNIIKNTLNILKIKLVPLFLKNAHTIDFKQAATEFAYKWNFPNCIAAIDGKHIRIRSPGNSGSLFHNYKDFFSIVLLAMVDANYKFIAVDVGSFGK; from the exons atgaaattaaatttcgtgattttttttcgaattaatCATGATCAGTTTGAGTTTCTGTTATTGTTGGTGGAAAAAGAGTTGACTGTACAGCCTAGCAATGGAGTGAGGAAACCAATTTCACCGGCAGAAAAATTAGCTGTAACTTtgag ATATCTTGCAACTGGCGAGTCCTTAAGATCGCTATCATTCGCATTTCGTATAAGTCATTGTTacttatctaatataataaaaaatacgctgaacattttgaaaattaaattagtgccactttttttaaaaaacgccCATACCATTGATTTTAAACAAGCTGCAACAGAATTTGCTTATAAATGGAATTTTCCTAATTGTATCGCCGCTATTGACGGAAAACATATTCGTATTCGAAGTCCGGGTAACTCAGGGTCATTATTCCACAATTACAAAGACTTTTTTTCCATTGTTCTTCTAGCGATGGTGGatgcaa